From a single Oncorhynchus nerka isolate Pitt River linkage group LG11, Oner_Uvic_2.0, whole genome shotgun sequence genomic region:
- the LOC115117217 gene encoding protein mab-21-like 2, giving the protein MIATQAKLVYQLNKYYSERCQTRKAAIAKTIREVCKVVSDVLKEVEVQEPRFISSLSEIEARFEGMEVIAPNEFEVVLYLNQMGVFNFVDDGSLPGCAVLKLSDGRKRSMSLWVEFITASGYLSARKIRSRFQTLVAQAVDKCSYRDVVKMVADTSEVKLRIRERYVVQITPAFKCTGIWPRSAAQWPMPHIPWPGPNRVAEVKAEGFNLLSKECYSLTGKQSSAESDAWVLQFSEAENRLLMAGCRKRCLSVLKTLRDRHLELPGQPLQSYHMKTLLLYECEKHPRETDWDESCLGDRINGILLQLISCLQCRRCPHYFLPNLDLFQGKPHSALEAAAKQTWRLAREILTNAKSLDKL; this is encoded by the coding sequence ATGATCGCGACGCAGGCAAAGCTGGTCTACCAGCTCAACAAATACTACAGCGAGAGATGCCAAACTCGAAAAGCGGCCATTGCAAAGACTATCCGGGAGGTGTGTAAGGTAGTGTCGGACGTCCTGAAGGAGGTCGAGGTGCAGGAACCCCGGTTCATCTCCTCTCTCAGCGAGATAGAGGCGCGCTTCGAGGGGATGGAGGTCATAGCCCCCAACGAGTTCGAGGTGGTCCTCTACCTCAACCAGATGGGAGTGTTCAACTTTGTTGACGACGGTTCTCTGCCCGGCTGCGCTGTACTGAAGCTGAGCGACGGCCGCAAAAGAAGTATGTCTCTCTGGGTCGAGTTCATAACGGCCTCGGGCTACCTTTCCGCCCGGAAAATCCGTTCAAGGTTTCAGACTCTGGTGGCGCAAGCGGTGGATAAGTGTAGCTACCGTGACGTGGTTAAAATGGTAGCAGATACAAGTGAGGTAAAACTAAGGATCCGGGAGAGATACGTGGTTCAGATCACCCCTGCGTTCAAGTGCACAGGGATCTGGCCTAGGAGCGCAGCCCAGTGGCCCATGCCCCATATCCCCTGGCCTGGTCCGAACCGGGTGGCCGAGGTCAAGGCCGAGGGCTTTAACCTGCTCTCCAAAGAGTGCTATTCGTTGACCGGGAAACAGAGCTCGGCTGAGAGTGACGCCTGGGTCTTGCAGTTCAGCGAGGCCGAGAATAGGCTCCTGATGGCGGGATGCAGGAAAAGATGCCTCTCGGTCCTGAAGACTCTCCGCGACCGTCATCTCGAGCTACCCGGTCAACCACTTCAGAGCTACCACATGAAGACCCTGCTGCTGTATGAGTGTGAGAAACACCCGAGAGAGACCGACTGGGATGAGTCCTGCCTCGGAGATCGAATCAACGGAATTCTGCTGCAGCTCATCTCGTGTTTGCAGTGCCGCAGATGCCCCCATTATTTCTTACCAAATTTGGACCTGTTTCAGGGGAAGCCCCACTCGGCCCTGGAAGCTGCCGCAAAGCAGACGTGGAGACTGGCGAGGGAAATCCTCACTAATGCAAAAAGTTTGGACAAATTATAA